DNA sequence from the Peptoniphilus sp. GNH genome:
TTGCACATATGGTCAGAAAATACGTAGGGATCACCCCCGCGTGTGCGGGTATTACGCTCTTCTATAACTTTATTCGCCGTGTCAATCAGGATCACCCCCGCGTGTGCGGGTATTACCAATTTTACCCGCCCAAATAGTGATTGTTGGCAGGATCACCCCCGCGTGTGCGGGTATTACTCTGAGTATTCGGTCTTTAAGGTTTCAGTAGAAGGATCACCCCCGCGTGTGCGGGTATTACATTAAAATATCCCCCATATCATGCCATTTTCATTTTTTTGCTTTTAGATTTTGGTTTACTTTTATAGTTTGTCCATTAGTGTTTTTATTTTGCTTGCGAGTTTTTGTATTATTTGTGCGTCTTTCATTGCCCTATGAGGAACTTTTTCATTTATTCCATATTCTTTTAAGACTGTTTCGAGTTTGTAGTTTTTTAAGGATGCCTTTTCGTCTTTTGCGTATTTCATTACGTCATAGATTTTGTTTTCTATTTTTTTCTTTTTTTGACGTTTTAGGGCTTCATTTATAAATGATATATCAAAGTCTACATTATATCCTAGTATGCTTTCTTTTCCTATAAATTCTAAAAGTTCAGATATCGCGATTTTTTCTTCTTTGCCATTTTCTATTTCTATTTGACTGATTCCTGTTAGTTTCTTAATTTTTTGTGTGAGTTCTTTTTCTTGCTTTACAAAACAGGTGTATTCTTTTGTTTCTTTTCCTATTTTGATTGCTGCTATTTCTATTATTCTATCGTCAATCGGATCTAGACCTGTTGTTTCCAAGTCTATTACGACATAGTTTTTTGAATTGTTTTGTGTATCTTTGCTGCTGTATCTTTTTGATTTTCTCATCATGGCTGCCTTGCTAAATCCAAGTTTTTGATCTGTTGTCTCTGTTTTTTTTATTGGTGTAAATACTAGTGGTATGCCGTCAAAGTCCATCGGTATTTTTGTTGAGTTGTGGGTTTCGAAATTGTATCCGATTTCATTCCTAAAGGCATAACTCATTGTAGCTTCTCCCGTTCCTACGCTTTCTACAATGCGTTTCCAGAGTTCTGCTCTTATTTTGCTATTGAAATTTCCAACGTAGACGCCTGTTGATATTTCTTGCATCCATTTTGTCAGATCTCCTCTTAGGGATGGCGGTGAGTTTTTTAAAGTTATTACTGTCAATGGCATTTTAACCCTCTTTGTAGCTTATTCCATAACTTGCATTTTCATTTTTGTCGTCCCATAGCTCTATGATGTCCATGTATGTTTTGTCTTCTTCTTGGACATCCATGAGATATTGCAGGTCTTGGACAATTTTTTGCATGATTTTACCGTCGACCATTTCATCTCTTATTTTTTGTCTTGCAAGTTTTCCGATGTCTTCATCGCCTTGCAATTCTGATGCTAGTTCAAAGGCTAAGGGGATTGTAAGTTCTGCCTTGTATAGGTCTGCAATATCGTAAACAAAAGATTTGTCATGCCCTGTGTGGACAAAGCCAAGTCCAGGACTCATGCCCAAGGCTACTATTATGCTATGGCAAACGCCATATAATGAAACGTTGGCTGCTGAAAGTGCTTGGTTGACTTCGTTTGAAGCTTCAAAGTCATCCACGTTGTAGTCTCTGCCATCCCATTTTACTTTGTATTTTTTCGATTGTTCTCGATAAACTTTTCTTATTCTTGAGCCTTCTCTGCCACGCAGTTGTTGCATGGTTAAGTTTGATACATCTTCATTTTCAAATCTCATTGCGTACATTTTTCTTGCAACTTCTAGTCTAGTTCTAGTGTTTGATACTAATTTTGCCTGCTTTTCTAGTAGTCTTGTGGAGTGGGCCAGGCTTCTGCCGTTTGCATAATGCCTGACTCCTCTTTCTCCTACCCATAAGACGGATGTGCCTACATCTCCTAATATTTCCATGGCTCTATGGCTTATATCTGTTCCGGGTCCAAGCATGAGTACTCCTATTATGCTACATGGGATGTTTACTTGTCCTCGATAATCGCTTATGGTTATTGCGCTGTCAAGTCTATTTATTTTTGCGTGTTCTACATAGATGAAACTTACCCTATCAGATATTCTGGGCAGTTCTGCAAGTTCTGTCTTTTTTGCTCCGGATATATCTTTCATTTTATTGGTATTATGCTTAGCAGTCCAAATCCGTAAGCTTTTTTCTTTCCAATGCCGATTTTTAGTGCTTGCTTGAATTTTTCCAAATCGGTTATTGTTAGGATTCCTTCATAGGTTGTGCTTGCTAGATTTATTTCTGATTTTTCTTTATTATCTTCATCATAATGCTTAAAGATTTCATTTTCTCTTTTTAAGACGCAAAATTCGTCAGCATTTACAGAAAAGCCATTTTTTTCGGCTCTTTCTATGAAAAATGAGTTTAGCTCGTCTAGTGGAACGGGCATCACACGGCCACGTTTTTTGTATTTGACTCTGTCTGCATGTGATTTAACTGTATTTAGTTTTATTCTAAAGTTTGCCCTCATTCCTTCTTTAAGTGATTCTAAGAAGTCATTGTAGTTTTTGCTTATGGCAGAATTTTTTACTCCATATTTTTCAAGCTTTTCAAAATTTGGCTCGCTTTCGCTTAGGATTAACAGATAATATTTTTCGTCTATGCTATCTATTCTCCAAAGCTTTCTGCTGCGTTTTTCTTTGGGTTTTTCACGTTCGTCTAAAAAAGAGTCTTCGATCCAAGCATGATAGCAACCAAGGTGCTTTAAATCTCTCATTTTTCTACGATTGTTTGTGTCTATTTCTACTCTTGATAAATACATTTTTCACCCCTATATACTTCCATAAAAGTCTAGTGGTTTTTCTTCTCTTGTTGCCATTTGTTTACTAAGTCTAACTTCAAATCGCGGTCCAAATTTGCGTTCTTTTTGTGAAAAAGATATCACTCGGTCATTTCTTATGATAAATGGTCTATCTTTCTGTAAACTCTTGTCTGCATAGATGTCTGCACGATAATTTTGATTTTTCTTTTTGTACCAGTCTGCTGCTTGCCATTCTAATTGCTCTAAGGCTTCTATTGGTCCTTTTTCTGTCGAGCCAATTATAAAATCTAGTGGCAATGGGCATGATCTCCTGCCCATGAATGGTTGAAAATATGGACTCTTTATGGCTTTTATTATTTCGTCTATCCACTTTTCGTCTTGGCTAGATATAGCCACTACAAATACTGCATCTCCCATGTAGTAGCGGTTTGTCACATAATTTCTTTCAAAATCTCCATTTTCTTTGTATTTGCTTGCTATGTGATAGTCTTTTTGCAAGATTCCTTCTTGGTCTATTCTCACTGCAAAGTCGAGATTGTTTAACTTTTGTACTTTTTCATCATCATCTCTTTTATATCCTAAACTAGCTGCTATTATTCCAATCACAGCAGATTTGGAAGGGTAATAGTCGGTGGCTCTTGTCTCAAATTTTGAGGATGTGCCCCAGGCTTGCATAGGCCCTTTTAATCTCAGTAATAGTGTTTTCAAAGCTCATCACCTAATCTTATAGATTTTTATTTAGTTCTGATGCCAAATCGTCTAAAAGTTCATTTATACTTTTTTCTTGCTTGCCTATTTCATTTACTTTCAAATCATCTAGTAGCAAATATGCAGTAAAAATTGGTTTATCTAAGATTTTATCGCATTTTGTATATTCGTCAAAAAGTCTTTCTATCGATTTGTTTACATATCCATCATCTGATTTTATTGGTTTTTCAAAGGCACTGACCATACTAGCCGGTCTATCGCTTCTTAGTGTTACTATTAGTGCTTGAGGAAGAGTTTGGTTGGCGAAAGTATTTATTTTTCCTGTTGGCATAGATTTTACAAAGGCTTCTAGGAAAAGCTTGGTGGCTTTTATAGTGTCTTCTTTTTCGCCAAGTTGCTTATAGAATTCATGAAGGGCTATGTTGGCATAGCGATATAGGGTGGATGAATTGTATTCAATTGTACCGAGCATGCCAGCACCTGCATTGTCTTCTTGTGCGAGGTCATCAACAGCTGTAAAGAAATCGAATTCACTTTCGATGCCATGAGTTGAAATGGCATGGGCTACTTGAGATGATGCATCTTCGTTTAATGATGGATCATCTGCCACCATTCTGCCGAATAGGGCTATGTCTATTGCAGTGTTACTGTTTAAAATTTCTTGCAATTCTTTTTTATCGGTATTTTTATTTATGCATGCTTGAGCAAATTGGTCTGCTTGCCTGTCGCTTATGAAAAATAATGCTTTTGCTTTTTGATCTTTAGTTGAAATTTTAGCGGCATTTAATGTTTTTTCAGCCATATTCATGGCTTCTTCTAAGGAAATTGAACTAGCTTTTTTTACAATTTTATTGGCAATATATGCCACAATGTTTAGTGAGCGAATTCCCACATTTTTGATATCGCCATCTTCGTTAAAGTATTTTCTCATAGCTCTTTTCCAGCTTTGTGAGCTAACTCTTGCTCTTGTCACTCCCCCGTATTGGGCAGTCTTAGGACTACCTGTGTCATCTCTGTTTATATTCGCAGGAGGCATAGTTTGAATTGCGTGAATATCTAAAAATAGTCTTTGATTGATTTTGTTTTCCATTTTAATCTTCTCCTTTTTCATTTTCTTTTCTAAATTTGTAGTAGGCCCTTGCCCATTTTATTTTTATGCCATCTTTTTCTTTTTTCAAAAACCAATATAAGTCGTCTGCCAGACTTGCATAATCAACTTTGACTTCTGATTTGGCCTTTAAAAGTTTTACCATCTGTCTTAAATGATTTTCTAATTGTTTGAAATTACTTGAAGTTACTAGAGCATTAAACCTTGCATCGGTAGACTTGCTGTCATTTGTTCTTAAATAGCTTAAGGCATCTCCCATGTTTTGGCGCCTTTCGTCTTTCTCGTAATCGAGTTTTAAAACAGAATTCATATTCGCTTGTTGATGCAGAGCGTACATCTGCAGCGCCGTAAAAATCGATTTTTCGTAATCATTTAGTTCATTTCGTGAACCGATAAATTCCTCTGGTATATTTTGGAATACATATGTAAGAGCATCCATATTGCTTGAGGTTTCTTTATTTATCGAGTTTCTAATGTTTGCCAACAAAGCTCTTGTAGCGGGAATGTCTCTTGTCGCATCAAGTTTTCTCAATATCCTTGCAGTTTCCTTGTAAACATCTAATGTTTTGTTCTCCATTTCTACCTCCTTTATAATTTTTTATTCAAGTGCCATATAAAGCTATTAAATGCTGTTGCTATATTTTTTGTGGAATCATTTTCTACTATGCCGATAAAATCTCTCGGGCCTGCATTTTCCATGATTTTTTCAGCTTGTCTTATGAGCAAGGTTTTTAATTTTTTATTCCACATCTTTGTCTTTTCGTCTTTATTATCTTTATAATCTATACTTGATAGCCAATCTCTGAAGGGCTTGTCAATTTCAAAATACATATCTTCTACATATTTTGATGTAAATTCATTTGATTCTATGTTTCTAATACTTTTTATATCATTTACAAATGATCTAAAAGTCTTATCTATGATATCTTTTGTTTTATCAACGAGGTCATTTATTCTGATAACCCAGCCCTGATCTTTAATGTCGTTTAGTATTGATTCTTTGATGTATAAGCTATCTACAATTTCGTTTGTCGGAACCCACGATGTTGCATTTCCATCATCTTCCATGCTTACAGAATTGATTTTTACAACTTGATTTTTGATATATGGCTCAATGTGATTTAGCCATTCCATAATTCCCGGTTTTCTTTTAGGTGTATTGGCATTATTTTCATTAGCGTCTTCGGTCCTTGTGATAAGTCCAAATGATCTCCACAAGGATTTGTTTAGTTGATGCTTTTTTGGAGTAAATTTGCCCTTGTTGTCTCCACTATTATTGTATTTCCATAGAGTCATAGGCTCTAAAAAATTATCTTCATGTGATACTTCTGGCAGTTTTACAATCTGCATTTTGAATACATCTCTAGGAGCGAAATCAGGTATGTAAATGGCCCTGCTCCACCTTGTGTATAATTCACTTATATTATCAATTATATTAGATGACATATATTTCTCAATTAGCTTTGATGGACTATATTCCCAGCAAGGTTTCTGAATGTTGATATTGTACTGGGTGTTTACTTTATCCAACAATTGCAAATTTAAAATCAAGGTCTTATATATATTATCGCTTGAAAGATACACTCCTCCCAAGTCGAATAGCCATCCCTTGGATGCCTTGTATTTTTCATCTCCGAATATAACCTTATCTGATAGGCCCGTATATGATTGATATGTTATTAGCCATCTTACTACTTCATCATAATTTAACATTTCTTTGTTGTTACCATGATTATATTTTGGAGAAAATAGGGCTATTTTATTGGCACTTTCTGAAATCATTCTATTTATATTTTTGCCTAAGACTTCGCTCGGACTAGTTTTATTGATTTTTGAACTATCCACTTGTGCTTCTGTCACCTGATAGAAAGGATACTTCTCGTCAAATAGATTAAATCTATCATGCCAGAGCTCAAGATATTTGATGACAATTTCTGGGAATTTTCCAGCAGTCCATAAATCTTTCCATGTTTTCATCAAGTTATCTTCATACTCTTCTTCATCGTCGATATCAACACTTTCGACCTGCTTCATGCGCTCATCTACTTCTAGTTGAGCGTAGGCCTTGCCACTTGCATCGTATCTTGAAAAAACGGTGTGAAGTATGGCCAATAAAAATCTCATCACAGCAAAATCTTGAGTTAGCATATCTCCCGCAAGAGCCGTGTACGTGTGAGCATTTTGAAAAAATTCCTTTAACCCAACAAGCTTTGTAGTGCCTTTGTCGTCCGTTGCAACCAAAATCCAAGGCTTGTCAACCAAATTAAATTCGCTCATTTTCATCCTCCTTTTTTACTATAAGCCCATACTTTGGGTCATAGACTAATATTTTATCCAATATTCTAAATTCATTTTTTTTATCAAATACTATTGCAAGATTGTTTTTAAGCCAAAGCTGCTCGTTCCAAGAAGCAAAATTTTTCAAATAATATTTTTCGAGTTCTTCTATTACTTGATCTATAAGATACTTGCCCTTACTGTAATATACAGAGTTAGGCAATTTTATAGTTCTCTTGGCTATTTCCATTGCAGTTTTATTATCGCTAGAATTAAGGACTCCCTTTTTATCAAAAAACTCATATCCATCCTCGCAAGATTTAAGTGCTATTACTTCAATAGTATCAGTGCTATCTCTGACCTGGGCATAAGCTTTGATATCTGATGCTTCCGCGACATGATTGGAATTTTTAATCCAATCAGATAAATTTTTGTCTGTTGAAATAGAGCTTATAAGTGGCTTGTCTATACAATAAGCCTCTGCCTTTATCTTTTTTTCTTCAACCAGCTTGTCTTTTGCCCTTTTATAATTCTCATATTTCATTTTTAACTCATCATCTAACTCTAGGTCTTCATCTGAATAGACAAGTTGAACCAAGTGCGATATATCATTTGGCAAATTTATTTTTTCTGGCAAAAAATACTCTGTCCTGAATAAAAGATAGGCTGGATAGACGTAAGTGCTTGCCTTGTCAAAATCATAATTGTCGCAATTTAAGACATAGACCTTTGGCGTTTTCAAATTATCAGGTCTTTTTGTTTCAGTATGTCTGTGAAGTCGCCCCATTCTTTGCAAAATCAAGTCCATGGGTGC
Encoded proteins:
- the cas2e gene encoding type I-E CRISPR-associated endoribonuclease Cas2e, producing MPLTVITLKNSPPSLRGDLTKWMQEISTGVYVGNFNSKIRAELWKRIVESVGTGEATMSYAFRNEIGYNFETHNSTKIPMDFDGIPLVFTPIKKTETTDQKLGFSKAAMMRKSKRYSSKDTQNNSKNYVVIDLETTGLDPIDDRIIEIAAIKIGKETKEYTCFVKQEKELTQKIKKLTGISQIEIENGKEEKIAISELLEFIGKESILGYNVDFDISFINEALKRQKKKKIENKIYDVMKYAKDEKASLKNYKLETVLKEYGINEKVPHRAMKDAQIIQKLASKIKTLMDKL
- the cas1e gene encoding type I-E CRISPR-associated endonuclease Cas1e; translated protein: MKDISGAKKTELAELPRISDRVSFIYVEHAKINRLDSAITISDYRGQVNIPCSIIGVLMLGPGTDISHRAMEILGDVGTSVLWVGERGVRHYANGRSLAHSTRLLEKQAKLVSNTRTRLEVARKMYAMRFENEDVSNLTMQQLRGREGSRIRKVYREQSKKYKVKWDGRDYNVDDFEASNEVNQALSAANVSLYGVCHSIIVALGMSPGLGFVHTGHDKSFVYDIADLYKAELTIPLAFELASELQGDEDIGKLARQKIRDEMVDGKIMQKIVQDLQYLMDVQEEDKTYMDIIELWDDKNENASYGISYKEG
- the cas6e gene encoding type I-E CRISPR-associated protein Cas6/Cse3/CasE, producing MYLSRVEIDTNNRRKMRDLKHLGCYHAWIEDSFLDEREKPKEKRSRKLWRIDSIDEKYYLLILSESEPNFEKLEKYGVKNSAISKNYNDFLESLKEGMRANFRIKLNTVKSHADRVKYKKRGRVMPVPLDELNSFFIERAEKNGFSVNADEFCVLKRENEIFKHYDEDNKEKSEINLASTTYEGILTITDLEKFKQALKIGIGKKKAYGFGLLSIIPIK
- the cas5e gene encoding type I-E CRISPR-associated protein Cas5/CasD; translation: MKTLLLRLKGPMQAWGTSSKFETRATDYYPSKSAVIGIIAASLGYKRDDDEKVQKLNNLDFAVRIDQEGILQKDYHIASKYKENGDFERNYVTNRYYMGDAVFVVAISSQDEKWIDEIIKAIKSPYFQPFMGRRSCPLPLDFIIGSTEKGPIEALEQLEWQAADWYKKKNQNYRADIYADKSLQKDRPFIIRNDRVISFSQKERKFGPRFEVRLSKQMATREEKPLDFYGSI
- the cas7e gene encoding type I-E CRISPR-associated protein Cas7/Cse4/CasC, encoding MENKINQRLFLDIHAIQTMPPANINRDDTGSPKTAQYGGVTRARVSSQSWKRAMRKYFNEDGDIKNVGIRSLNIVAYIANKIVKKASSISLEEAMNMAEKTLNAAKISTKDQKAKALFFISDRQADQFAQACINKNTDKKELQEILNSNTAIDIALFGRMVADDPSLNEDASSQVAHAISTHGIESEFDFFTAVDDLAQEDNAGAGMLGTIEYNSSTLYRYANIALHEFYKQLGEKEDTIKATKLFLEAFVKSMPTGKINTFANQTLPQALIVTLRSDRPASMVSAFEKPIKSDDGYVNKSIERLFDEYTKCDKILDKPIFTAYLLLDDLKVNEIGKQEKSINELLDDLASELNKNL
- the casB gene encoding type I-E CRISPR-associated protein Cse2/CasB, encoding MENKTLDVYKETARILRKLDATRDIPATRALLANIRNSINKETSSNMDALTYVFQNIPEEFIGSRNELNDYEKSIFTALQMYALHQQANMNSVLKLDYEKDERRQNMGDALSYLRTNDSKSTDARFNALVTSSNFKQLENHLRQMVKLLKAKSEVKVDYASLADDLYWFLKKEKDGIKIKWARAYYKFRKENEKGED
- a CDS encoding type I-E CRISPR-associated protein Cse1/CasA, which translates into the protein MSEFNLVDKPWILVATDDKGTTKLVGLKEFFQNAHTYTALAGDMLTQDFAVMRFLLAILHTVFSRYDASGKAYAQLEVDERMKQVESVDIDDEEEYEDNLMKTWKDLWTAGKFPEIVIKYLELWHDRFNLFDEKYPFYQVTEAQVDSSKINKTSPSEVLGKNINRMISESANKIALFSPKYNHGNNKEMLNYDEVVRWLITYQSYTGLSDKVIFGDEKYKASKGWLFDLGGVYLSSDNIYKTLILNLQLLDKVNTQYNINIQKPCWEYSPSKLIEKYMSSNIIDNISELYTRWSRAIYIPDFAPRDVFKMQIVKLPEVSHEDNFLEPMTLWKYNNSGDNKGKFTPKKHQLNKSLWRSFGLITRTEDANENNANTPKRKPGIMEWLNHIEPYIKNQVVKINSVSMEDDGNATSWVPTNEIVDSLYIKESILNDIKDQGWVIRINDLVDKTKDIIDKTFRSFVNDIKSIRNIESNEFTSKYVEDMYFEIDKPFRDWLSSIDYKDNKDEKTKMWNKKLKTLLIRQAEKIMENAGPRDFIGIVENDSTKNIATAFNSFIWHLNKKL